Proteins from one Clostridium cellulovorans 743B genomic window:
- a CDS encoding nitroreductase family protein, translated as MMKVNAEKCIGCGQCIKDCFPRDIEMVDGKAIIKNEACFKCGHCIAVCPKEAVSTDEYNMEEVKNYQKEEFEIEPERLLNFIKFRRTVRQFRNKEVEVEKLSKIIEAGRFTQTGTNSQDLSYVVVRDGLQQLKNVTFETLKFMSDNILNNLTEENMSYKRYAEMWAYMYGRYKENPKENDSLFFNAPAVIVVTANSEVNGALAASNMELMTNAVGLGTFFSGFFVAAAKGNKQIVDMLGVKPGKQIVACMVIGYPAVKYSRTVPRKSADVSWK; from the coding sequence ATGATGAAGGTAAATGCTGAAAAGTGTATTGGCTGTGGACAATGTATTAAAGATTGTTTTCCAAGAGATATAGAGATGGTTGATGGAAAAGCTATAATAAAAAATGAAGCTTGTTTTAAATGCGGTCACTGTATAGCAGTCTGTCCTAAGGAAGCTGTTTCAACAGATGAATATAATATGGAAGAAGTAAAGAATTATCAAAAAGAAGAGTTTGAAATAGAGCCAGAAAGACTTCTAAATTTTATTAAATTCAGAAGAACAGTGAGACAATTTAGAAATAAGGAAGTAGAAGTAGAAAAGCTTTCTAAGATTATCGAGGCTGGAAGATTTACTCAAACTGGTACAAACTCACAAGACTTATCTTATGTAGTAGTAAGAGACGGATTGCAACAATTAAAAAATGTAACCTTTGAGACGCTTAAATTTATGTCAGATAATATTTTAAATAACTTAACAGAAGAAAATATGTCATATAAGAGATATGCTGAGATGTGGGCATACATGTATGGACGTTATAAGGAAAATCCAAAAGAAAATGATAGCTTATTCTTTAATGCTCCAGCTGTAATAGTTGTTACAGCAAATTCAGAAGTTAATGGTGCTTTAGCTGCTTCAAACATGGAGTTAATGACTAATGCAGTAGGTCTTGGAACTTTCTTTAGTGGCTTCTTTGTGGCAGCAGCAAAAGGTAATAAACAAATAGTAGATATGCTTGGAGTAAAACCAGGAAAACAAATAGTTGCTTGTATGGTAATAGGATATCCTGCCGTTAAATATTCAAGAACTGTTCCAAGAAAGAGTGCTGATGTATCTTGGAAATAA
- a CDS encoding LysR family transcriptional regulator has translation MNLQQLEYFKKIAETKNFTTAAALASVSQPALSKSISKLEEELNVPLFERNGRNVNLTSFGQAFLAHADLALKEIEKGIKELEDMLQTDKGIISVASTYCIGTYFMPFIISDFLSFYPDARFQFNHGSTVEILNDLKAGKIALGFYDNAVDNFDSLLQNPEIESVLVKKEEYVLIVPKNHALSTETTASLKDLKNEAFIVLKEGNTDKMVSYSEFIGYTPKISVQPNEASMLSGLVAAGAGITIVPNTPLINTNTVSIVKIKEDLGYKSIYMGCLKNAYISPAAIKFKEHIISSIKN, from the coding sequence ATGAACTTGCAACAGTTAGAATACTTTAAGAAAATAGCTGAAACAAAAAATTTTACTACTGCTGCTGCTTTAGCATCTGTTTCGCAACCAGCTTTAAGTAAATCTATTTCTAAGTTAGAAGAAGAACTAAATGTTCCCTTGTTTGAGCGAAATGGGCGTAATGTTAATTTAACTTCTTTTGGTCAAGCATTTCTGGCTCATGCTGATTTGGCACTAAAAGAAATTGAAAAAGGTATCAAGGAACTAGAAGATATGCTCCAAACTGATAAAGGTATTATCTCCGTAGCCTCAACTTACTGTATCGGCACTTACTTTATGCCATTCATCATCAGTGACTTTTTAAGTTTTTATCCTGATGCTAGATTTCAATTTAATCATGGATCAACTGTTGAAATATTAAATGACTTAAAAGCGGGAAAAATTGCATTAGGATTTTATGATAACGCTGTTGATAATTTTGATAGTCTTCTTCAAAATCCTGAAATAGAGTCTGTATTAGTGAAGAAGGAAGAGTATGTTTTAATTGTTCCTAAAAATCATGCACTTTCCACTGAAACAACAGCTTCATTAAAAGATCTCAAAAATGAAGCCTTTATCGTACTTAAAGAAGGAAATACAGACAAAATGGTTTCTTATTCTGAGTTTATAGGATATACTCCAAAGATTTCGGTGCAACCGAACGAAGCAAGCATGTTAAGTGGTCTAGTTGCAGCAGGAGCTGGAATCACAATCGTACCTAATACGCCGCTTATAAATACAAATACTGTATCTATCGTTAAAATAAAAGAAGACCTTGGATACAAGAGCATCTACATGGGATGCCTTAAAAATGCCTACATATCTCCAGCTGCAATAAAGTTCAAAGAGCATATAATATCCTCCATAAAAAATTAG
- a CDS encoding flavodoxin family protein encodes MKVLLINGSPKAKGCTYTALSEVAKELEKENIETEILHVGNNAIRGCSGCGWCRTNPGRCVHNDDTVNIALEKAKDVDAFVFGSPVHYAAASGSITCFLDRFFYAGNCLQYKPGAAVVSCRRGGSTATLDQLNKYFTISNMPIVSSQYWNMVHGSNPEEVTQDLEGMQTMRLLGKNMAWLLKSIEAGKKAGIALPEREPRTMTNFIR; translated from the coding sequence ATGAAAGTATTACTTATCAATGGAAGTCCTAAAGCTAAAGGTTGCACCTACACTGCGTTAAGTGAAGTTGCAAAAGAATTAGAAAAAGAAAACATCGAAACGGAAATTCTACATGTTGGCAACAATGCTATTCGTGGATGTAGCGGTTGTGGTTGGTGTAGAACTAATCCTGGTAGATGTGTACATAATGATGATACTGTAAATATAGCTTTAGAAAAAGCTAAAGATGTAGACGCCTTTGTATTTGGTTCCCCTGTACATTATGCCGCTGCCTCAGGTAGCATCACTTGTTTCTTAGATAGATTCTTCTACGCGGGAAACTGCCTTCAATATAAACCAGGTGCTGCAGTGGTTAGTTGCCGTCGTGGTGGCTCAACAGCTACTCTTGATCAACTAAATAAATACTTTACGATATCCAATATGCCTATTGTTTCCTCACAATATTGGAATATGGTTCATGGAAGCAATCCTGAAGAAGTAACACAAGACCTAGAAGGTATGCAGACTATGAGACTTTTAGGCAAAAATATGGCATGGCTTTTAAAATCAATTGAAGCAGGAAAAAAAGCTGGCATTGCCTTACCAGAAAGAGAACCAAGAACTATGACTAACTTCATTAGATAG
- a CDS encoding 6-pyruvoyl trahydropterin synthase family protein, with the protein MKEVYKLVSEHSMDSAHFLKDYDGKCSNIHGHRWRVVAEIFSDQLINEGAEKGMIVDFGIFKNDIRELVDFYDHCLIVEKGSLKTELFQMLTTEGFRVEEVSFRPTAENLAKFFFEQLKKKGHNMKSVVVYETPNNAATYEVTYV; encoded by the coding sequence GTGAAGGAAGTTTATAAATTAGTATCAGAGCATAGCATGGACAGTGCACATTTTTTAAAAGATTATGATGGTAAATGTAGTAATATACATGGACATAGATGGAGAGTTGTAGCAGAGATTTTTAGTGACCAATTAATTAATGAAGGTGCCGAAAAAGGAATGATTGTTGATTTCGGGATTTTTAAAAATGATATAAGGGAGCTTGTGGATTTTTATGATCATTGCTTGATAGTAGAAAAGGGGAGTTTGAAAACTGAGCTTTTTCAAATGCTAACAACAGAAGGATTTAGAGTAGAAGAGGTCTCATTTAGACCTACTGCTGAAAATTTAGCTAAGTTTTTCTTCGAGCAATTAAAGAAAAAGGGACACAATATGAAATCAGTGGTGGTTTATGAAACTCCAAATAATGCGGCTACTTATGAGGTGACATATGTATAA
- a CDS encoding macrolide family glycosyltransferase gives MAKILIINLPAYGHVNPTLALARELSNRNHQVSYLITEEFREEIEATGATVISYSERIKNLPSVESLATHVPIIYEMALDIGASYDCIIYEMVFYLGKQLGEVLNKPTVHLISTFAFNKKIMDNVLKGHAVKPEISHQRNALFQHYQKSLTDVPGLNLVYTSREFQVYGEDFDPKTYKFVGPSISKRIIKTDIPFDSLKETVIYISLGTISSISNDFFKTCVKAFSGMDASVIIAVGKKVDINSLCSIPSNFLVYQSVPQLEVLKYTDVFITHGGMNSVHESIYYGVPVVAIPQRADQPFVAKRLADLSLGKVIQNDELSVENLKSSVNEVLTNPVYKLNMDKMRELMINAGGYKSSVDEIEKYIAAHLEKAAI, from the coding sequence ATGGCAAAGATATTGATAATAAACCTACCAGCATACGGACATGTAAATCCAACTTTAGCACTTGCAAGAGAACTTTCTAATAGAAATCATCAAGTATCATATCTAATTACAGAAGAGTTTAGAGAAGAAATTGAAGCGACAGGGGCAACTGTCATCTCTTACAGTGAGAGAATTAAAAATCTACCTTCAGTAGAAAGCTTGGCTACCCATGTCCCAATTATTTATGAAATGGCACTAGATATTGGTGCAAGTTATGATTGTATTATTTATGAGATGGTATTTTATCTCGGAAAACAGCTAGGCGAAGTTTTAAATAAGCCTACTGTTCACCTAATTTCAACTTTTGCTTTTAATAAAAAAATTATGGATAATGTCCTTAAAGGTCACGCTGTAAAACCAGAAATTTCTCATCAACGAAATGCCTTATTTCAACACTATCAAAAATCTTTAACTGACGTTCCAGGCTTAAACTTAGTATATACTTCTCGAGAATTCCAAGTTTATGGTGAAGACTTCGATCCTAAGACTTACAAATTTGTTGGTCCATCAATTAGTAAAAGAATAATTAAAACTGATATTCCTTTTGATAGCTTAAAGGAAACAGTAATTTATATCTCCTTGGGAACAATAAGTAGTATTTCAAATGACTTTTTTAAAACTTGTGTAAAAGCATTTAGTGGCATGGATGCATCAGTAATCATAGCTGTGGGTAAAAAAGTGGATATAAATTCTTTGTGCTCTATCCCTAGCAACTTTCTAGTATATCAATCTGTTCCTCAGCTAGAAGTTCTTAAATATACAGATGTCTTTATTACTCATGGTGGGATGAATAGTGTACATGAGTCTATATATTATGGAGTGCCAGTTGTCGCTATACCACAACGTGCTGACCAGCCTTTTGTTGCTAAGCGATTAGCTGACTTAAGTTTAGGAAAGGTTATACAGAATGATGAACTTTCAGTAGAAAATTTAAAAAGCTCTGTAAATGAAGTTCTCACTAATCCAGTCTACAAATTAAATATGGATAAAATGAGAGAATTAATGATAAATGCTGGAGGTTACAAATCATCTGTAGATGAGATAGAAAAATACATAGCCGCTCATCTTGAAAAAGCAGCTATTTAA
- a CDS encoding DUF4179 domain-containing protein, whose amino-acid sequence MNDCKISNIEITENIDKAIDKAIDQGIERAFIELKFKKLKKVKMTVGTIAACLVLVFISSAINPALAAKVPIIGSVFKMIEKNIYLPGEYAQYATSVNEEVSDNGIDITLSDILCDGQGLYITYKVESEEPFKYTSWGDKPLDRNQLLTGEKYKKVSFSNKELDDSGVAGLEGEFLDEHTFVGMERYYLNSLETDIPEAFNFEVEFNSIRTKALKEGDKDQKFKGNWAFKVPVKVDKTISKDIAVNYKTANGLSVDSIMITPVSIVINSTNPEHAHYGVRVFDDKNIELKCESGRLYDDNKQRTYFNGVSKDCKSLRIIVYRDKLQVTGTTENSQGEVETVYEDMGEEVFIDKVINLD is encoded by the coding sequence ATGAATGATTGTAAGATATCTAATATAGAGATTACAGAAAATATAGATAAGGCTATTGATAAGGCTATAGATCAGGGGATAGAAAGAGCCTTTATAGAGTTGAAATTTAAAAAGCTTAAGAAAGTAAAAATGACAGTTGGAACTATTGCAGCTTGTTTAGTATTGGTGTTTATTTCTAGCGCTATTAATCCAGCACTAGCAGCGAAAGTTCCTATAATTGGAAGTGTGTTTAAAATGATAGAAAAGAATATTTATTTGCCTGGTGAGTATGCTCAATATGCTACCTCTGTAAATGAAGAAGTATCTGATAATGGGATTGACATTACTTTATCAGATATATTGTGTGATGGTCAAGGGTTGTACATTACATATAAAGTAGAGAGTGAGGAACCTTTTAAGTACACATCATGGGGCGATAAACCTTTAGATAGGAATCAGCTTCTAACTGGAGAAAAGTATAAAAAAGTAAGTTTTTCTAATAAGGAACTAGATGATAGTGGCGTTGCTGGGTTAGAAGGTGAATTTTTAGATGAACATACTTTTGTTGGTATGGAAAGATACTATCTTAATTCTTTAGAAACAGACATACCGGAAGCCTTTAATTTTGAAGTTGAATTCAATTCTATAAGGACAAAAGCTCTAAAAGAGGGGGATAAAGATCAGAAGTTTAAAGGAAATTGGGCTTTTAAGGTGCCAGTAAAGGTGGATAAGACTATAAGTAAAGATATAGCTGTTAATTATAAGACCGCGAATGGGCTTTCAGTTGATTCAATTATGATTACGCCAGTTAGTATAGTTATAAATAGTACAAATCCCGAACATGCTCATTATGGGGTGCGGGTATTTGATGATAAAAATATAGAACTAAAATGTGAGAGTGGTAGGTTATATGATGATAATAAGCAGAGAACTTATTTCAATGGGGTGTCGAAGGATTGTAAGAGTTTGAGAATTATAGTATATAGAGATAAGCTTCAAGTAACAGGAACTACTGAGAATTCTCAAGGAGAAGTTGAAACCGTTTATGAAGATATGGGGGAGGAGGTATTTATCGATAAAGTTATAAATTTAGATTAA
- a CDS encoding iron-containing alcohol dehydrogenase, whose product MNFSKIRTSLFLNLAELINMPLPETITGTGARGKVGEWCKSKGYNNALIIASKSIIKYGVIDKLIESLDKEGIKYVIYDGVTPNPTFKSSQEAVDLGKKNNVDMVIVIGGGSPLDCSKLTAAALTNDKPIRKLAGMMKVGRKPLPIIAIPTTAGTGSEVTAAAVISDENTHVKHMMVSQKIVPELAVLDPETMVSLPKHVTAETTFDALDHAIEAYISTHKNEEAKKLAEEAIVLINDNLKKVYDNGDDLEGREALAIASYKAGASFNKCSLGYAHGFGHRFTELYDHSHGATLAMILPNLLDFNRKVSEYELATLAVLCGLGTKQEEPSILADKFIKRIYQLRDDVNLPTRCEGLKKADYDKIITTAFKESHRSYPVPRYMTKLDAIEFLNKLL is encoded by the coding sequence ATGAACTTTTCTAAGATTAGAACCTCTTTATTTTTAAATCTAGCAGAATTAATAAATATGCCTTTACCTGAAACAATTACGGGGACTGGTGCCAGAGGAAAAGTTGGTGAATGGTGTAAAAGCAAGGGATATAATAACGCTTTAATTATCGCAAGTAAAAGTATTATTAAATATGGAGTTATAGATAAGCTAATAGAATCTTTAGATAAAGAAGGAATAAAGTATGTAATTTATGATGGAGTAACTCCAAATCCAACATTTAAGTCATCACAAGAAGCTGTTGATTTAGGTAAAAAGAATAATGTAGATATGGTTATTGTTATAGGTGGTGGATCACCTTTAGATTGTTCAAAGTTAACTGCAGCTGCACTTACTAATGATAAGCCAATTAGAAAACTAGCAGGAATGATGAAAGTAGGAAGAAAACCTCTACCAATTATTGCAATACCAACTACTGCAGGAACGGGCTCAGAGGTAACTGCTGCAGCAGTAATTAGTGACGAAAATACTCATGTTAAACATATGATGGTTTCACAGAAGATAGTACCTGAGTTGGCTGTTTTAGATCCAGAAACAATGGTTTCTTTACCAAAGCATGTAACTGCAGAAACTACTTTTGACGCGTTAGATCATGCTATTGAGGCTTATATTTCAACTCATAAGAATGAAGAAGCTAAAAAGTTAGCAGAGGAAGCCATTGTATTAATAAATGACAACTTAAAGAAGGTTTACGATAATGGTGATGATTTAGAAGGAAGAGAAGCATTAGCAATAGCATCATATAAAGCTGGAGCATCATTTAATAAATGTTCTCTTGGATATGCTCATGGATTTGGACATAGGTTTACAGAATTATATGACCATTCACATGGAGCAACTTTAGCAATGATTTTACCTAATCTTTTAGACTTTAACAGGAAAGTTTCGGAGTATGAATTAGCAACCCTTGCAGTACTTTGTGGTCTAGGGACTAAGCAGGAAGAACCTTCAATATTGGCAGATAAATTTATTAAAAGAATATATCAGCTAAGAGATGACGTGAACTTACCAACCAGATGTGAAGGTTTAAAAAAAGCAGATTATGATAAAATTATTACTACAGCTTTTAAAGAGTCACATAGATCATATCCTGTTCCAAGATATATGACTAAGTTAGATGCTATTGAATTTTTAAATAAGTTATTATAG
- a CDS encoding methyl-accepting chemotaxis protein, producing MSEDKDLISISDKQLIEIVARIGELFQNVISIDNSVAITDKEVFTHYFEGKTAEPAEVIGKPFPSRGFIPEALRTGSLQAGIIPSGVYGVHAFRSATIPFKNFKGNIIGTISVALSLKNQTVLKETSEKISISINELIGTTEGISSSAVQLSDNVSEALNQTEEIIGLIEKTNNILDFVNDIASNSRLLGLNAAIEASRAGEAGKGFSVVANEIRKMAENSRESVNSTKDLLSSINVKVSTLLEKTQQLSDVSHTQAAATQEISASIHELLSAINIVQKVAEDV from the coding sequence ATGAGTGAAGACAAGGATTTGATTAGTATTAGTGATAAACAACTTATAGAAATCGTTGCAAGAATAGGGGAACTCTTTCAAAATGTAATATCTATAGATAATTCTGTAGCTATAACTGATAAAGAAGTATTTACTCATTATTTTGAAGGGAAAACTGCTGAACCTGCTGAAGTAATAGGAAAGCCTTTTCCAAGTAGAGGATTTATTCCAGAAGCATTAAGAACAGGGTCCCTTCAAGCAGGAATTATACCTAGTGGGGTTTATGGGGTGCACGCATTTAGGTCTGCTACGATTCCTTTTAAGAATTTTAAGGGGAATATTATTGGAACTATAAGTGTTGCATTAAGCCTTAAAAATCAAACAGTATTAAAGGAGACATCTGAAAAAATTTCTATATCGATAAATGAACTTATAGGTACAACAGAAGGTATATCATCCTCTGCAGTACAATTATCAGATAATGTATCAGAGGCATTAAACCAAACTGAAGAGATAATAGGGCTAATCGAGAAAACAAATAATATTTTGGATTTTGTTAATGATATAGCTTCAAATTCAAGGCTCCTAGGACTTAACGCTGCTATTGAAGCGTCTAGAGCTGGTGAAGCAGGAAAAGGTTTTTCTGTAGTAGCTAATGAGATAAGAAAGATGGCAGAGAATAGTAGAGAATCGGTTAATAGTACAAAAGATCTTTTATCATCTATTAATGTTAAAGTTAGTACTTTATTAGAAAAAACTCAACAATTATCAGATGTATCGCATACACAGGCGGCAGCTACGCAAGAGATTTCAGCATCAATTCATGAATTATTATCAGCAATAAATATTGTACAAAAAGTTGCAGAAGATGTTTAA